TGTGTTGTTCTTCGAGCGGGTCGGTGGAGAATCCGGGCGCGACGACAAACTCATCTTGCGAGGTAAGTACCTGACGCAAAAGTGGATCGTCTGGATTGCCTTTCTCCATGCGATCGATAAATGAGCGGGGCACGCGCAGGGCAAACAGCTTTTTGGCGCTGCGTCCGGCCAACAGTTTTTCGTCCGCGTCTATATTCAAAAGACGCAGAAGTTCATCAGGATCGGTCACAACATCGGCAAGTTGCGCTAACCAATCTTCTCTGGATGGGGTATTTAGGGTTACAATATGCGCCATTTTGTGGCTTAGCTACCAATTAACAAATTTCAGAGGGCCTTATGGCAACGTACTATAGCAACGATTTTCGTGCTGGTCTTAAAATCATGTTAGATGGCGAACCTTACGCGGTTGAAGCCAGCGAATTCGTGAAACCAGGTAAAGGTCAGGCATTCGCTCGCGTTAAACTGCGTCGTCTGCTGACTGGCACTCGCGTAGAAAAAACTTTCAAATCTACCGATTCCGCTGAAGGCGCTGATGTTGTCGATATGAACCTGACTTACCTGTACAACGACGGTGAGTTCTGGCACTTCATGAACAACGAAACTTTCGAGCAGCTGTCTGCTGATGCAAAAGCAATTGGCGACAACGCTAAATGGCTGCTGGATCAGGCAGAGTGCATCGTAACTCTATGGAATGGTCAGCCGATCTCCGTTACTCCGCCGAACTTCGTTGAACTGGAAATCGTTGATACCGATCCGGGTCTGAAAGGTGATACCGCAGGTACTGGCGGCAAACCGGCTACCCTGTCTACTGGCGCTGTGGTTAAAGTTCCGCTGTTCGTACAGATCGGCGAAGTTATCAAAGTGGATACCCGCTCTGGTGAATACGTATCTCGCGTGAAGTAATGCGGTTGTGGTGCGGCCTGCTGGCTGCACCATCACTTTTCAGGTCAGAGATGATGAAACACCTTATCCTTCTTGTTTTGCTTGCCAGCACGCTGCTCACGGGCTGTAACACCGCTCGCGGTTTCGGCGAAGACATCAAACATCTCGGTAATTC
The DNA window shown above is from Escherichia sp. E4742 and carries:
- the efp gene encoding elongation factor P yields the protein MATYYSNDFRAGLKIMLDGEPYAVEASEFVKPGKGQAFARVKLRRLLTGTRVEKTFKSTDSAEGADVVDMNLTYLYNDGEFWHFMNNETFEQLSADAKAIGDNAKWLLDQAECIVTLWNGQPISVTPPNFVELEIVDTDPGLKGDTAGTGGKPATLSTGAVVKVPLFVQIGEVIKVDTRSGEYVSRVK
- the ecnA gene encoding lipoprotein antitoxin entericidin A; protein product: MMKHLILLVLLASTLLTGCNTARGFGEDIKHLGNSISRAAS